The sequence below is a genomic window from Pirellulales bacterium.
GGCCCGACGCGGCATTCAACCGGTTTGGTTGCAAATTTCCAATGGTTGCAAGCAGCCATATCGGCTGAATCTGCTGAGTTTGGATCCGAACTATTATTCGCCTCACGAGGCGGCGGCCATCACGCGCTATGTGACCGGGCGACGGCTGCTGGAAGTTGGCTTTTTCGCGTGGATATTTCTCCCCCTGTTGATTTTGCCGCTGCTGCTTTTGCTGCCGATCAAACTGTTCGCCGCCCGGCGAGCCAATCGGAACATGGAAGCATTTTTTGAGGAGCACGCCTTTCGCCTGCGGCCAATCCGCGGCGGAGCGAAGGCCGAAGGATTTGTGTTCACCTCGCTGGATGTCGGCAGCAAAATTGTGCATCTTCGATTGTTGAGCCCCGAGGACGTTAAGGAATTCACGTTCACGGTGCCCGTGCCTGGGTTGCAAGCTGATTACATGCGCCACGATTTTGAAAATCGTTACGCGGCTAATGAGCTCATTGTGTGCACCATTCCCACGCTGGTGGAACAGCTCGCCAAAATGCCCCCCAGCACCGCCAATCGCGGCGGATTGCGGGCGGGTGATCCGGTGAACCTGGTCGTCGCCGGAGAATTTCCAACCCTGCTAAGCGCTTTCGGAGCCCGGTGGGACGAAACCGAAACCATCACGCTGGCCACCTGTTGGAAAACATTTCGGGCGTTCTTCATTGGCTCGGAGTATCGCTACTCGCCGGTGAGCCCGTTGTATTTATTCGGACGGTGTCAGGATTTTGCGCTGCAGCGGGTGCGGCGCTCGATTAACGAACGGCTGCACTTGCGGCTGTGGTCTACTCCGCTGCGCTTTGAAGGCGTGCCGGTGTGGGTGGGTCAGGTGAGCCGCGATATTGGCGTGCGATTTACTTGGCGAACGTGGAACTTGACGACCCACAAAATTGATCCCGATGTGGACGAAGCCCGCGATTACGTCGTCGAAGATTTGCTCCAGGCCGAACGGTTGGAAAAGGCGGCTTATGTCGGCGGAGTGGGCCCGTGCGACCGGATTTCGCCGCGGCGAAACTTAACCGGCGACGTTTACTTTACTGACGGTCGACGGGCCGCCATCATGGTTTCGCCCTCTCGAACGCAGCCGAAATTCGTCGCCTGGGATTGAAGGGCCCGGCCCACCTGACATTGGGGCCGCACTGAAAAACACGTCGGAATCAGCGAATTTTCCGGATCTTGGACGGTTCCTTTGCCGCCCGGAAATAACCTACACTTGCTTGAACCTTGAGGCCGGCCCCGGCAGGCCTCGCAAATGCCTGCCACCGACGTGGACTTAGGCCTCCGAATGGTTCGAGCGATTTTTCAGAGGAGATCCAATTATGTTTCGCAGTGACGTAAAAGACCGCAAAGCAACTAAGAATTCCAATCACACCTTGCGCAATGGCAGCAACGGAAAAGGATATGGCGCCGAGACCGAACGGAATGTTCTGACCGCAGTTCGCGAATTGAGCTCCGACGCTACGCAATCGATGAAGCGCCGGGCCGCCGAGTTCAAAGACAGCGCCGCCGATTACATTAGCAAAAGC
It includes:
- a CDS encoding LssY C-terminal domain-containing protein codes for the protein MALDRIPVLRWLWVPYRPDAAARKFLERSQSQSADGLEATVAVLDAVESKEFFGVSLARRGIQPVWLQISNGCKQPYRLNLLSLDPNYYSPHEAAAITRYVTGRRLLEVGFFAWIFLPLLILPLLLLLPIKLFAARRANRNMEAFFEEHAFRLRPIRGGAKAEGFVFTSLDVGSKIVHLRLLSPEDVKEFTFTVPVPGLQADYMRHDFENRYAANELIVCTIPTLVEQLAKMPPSTANRGGLRAGDPVNLVVAGEFPTLLSAFGARWDETETITLATCWKTFRAFFIGSEYRYSPVSPLYLFGRCQDFALQRVRRSINERLHLRLWSTPLRFEGVPVWVGQVSRDIGVRFTWRTWNLTTHKIDPDVDEARDYVVEDLLQAERLEKAAYVGGVGPCDRISPRRNLTGDVYFTDGRRAAIMVSPSRTQPKFVAWD
- a CDS encoding DUF883 C-terminal domain-containing protein; this translates as MFRSDVKDRKATKNSNHTLRNGSNGKGYGAETERNVLTAVRELSSDATQSMKRRAAEFKDSAADYISKSRKKVRAMRKSTKQQVKQNPKAALCIAAGIGLLAGICLRRRK